In the genome of Kitasatospora cathayae, one region contains:
- a CDS encoding carbon-nitrogen hydrolase family protein, with the protein MPDLPRFTAAAVQAAPVYLDPAATVDKAVALIQEAAGHGAELVVFPEVFVPGYPYWNWTMTPVQGSPWYERLYRAAVDVPGPYVDTLRAAARQAGVVLVIGVNERGRHSLGVLHNTLLIIGSDGELLGVHRKLVPTWAEKLTWTQGDGSSLRVHRTAVGPLGALACGENTNTLARFTLLAQGELVHAASYIALPVAPEDYDMAEAIALRAAAHCFEGKLFTVVSCSTISPEMVDLIAGEDQQVRKQLARPRNALSGIFGPDGRAVTEPLVDEEGIVYAEIDLGRCIQPKQMHDIVGHYNRFDVFRLHVDNRPLRPLVLPEEEA; encoded by the coding sequence ATGCCGGACCTGCCCCGCTTCACCGCCGCCGCCGTGCAGGCCGCCCCGGTCTACCTGGACCCGGCCGCCACCGTGGACAAGGCCGTCGCGCTGATCCAGGAGGCGGCCGGGCACGGCGCCGAACTGGTGGTCTTCCCCGAGGTGTTCGTGCCCGGCTACCCCTACTGGAACTGGACGATGACCCCGGTGCAGGGCTCGCCCTGGTACGAGCGGCTGTACCGCGCCGCCGTGGACGTCCCCGGCCCGTACGTCGACACCCTGCGCGCCGCCGCCCGGCAGGCCGGGGTGGTGCTGGTGATCGGCGTCAACGAGCGCGGCCGGCACAGCCTCGGGGTGCTCCACAACACCCTGCTGATCATCGGCTCTGACGGGGAACTCCTAGGCGTTCACCGCAAGTTGGTGCCGACCTGGGCGGAGAAGCTGACCTGGACCCAGGGCGACGGCAGCTCGCTGCGGGTGCACCGCACGGCCGTCGGACCGCTCGGCGCGCTCGCCTGCGGGGAGAACACCAACACCCTGGCCCGCTTCACCCTGCTGGCGCAGGGCGAACTCGTCCACGCCGCGAGCTACATCGCCCTGCCGGTGGCCCCCGAGGACTACGACATGGCGGAGGCGATCGCGCTGCGCGCCGCGGCCCACTGCTTCGAGGGCAAGCTGTTCACCGTGGTCTCCTGCTCCACCATCTCACCGGAGATGGTGGACCTGATCGCCGGCGAGGACCAGCAGGTCCGCAAGCAGCTCGCCCGCCCGCGCAACGCGCTGTCCGGGATCTTCGGCCCGGACGGCCGGGCGGTCACCGAACCGCTGGTGGACGAGGAGGGCATCGTCTACGCCGAGATCGACCTCGGCCGGTGCATCCAGCCCAAGCAGATGCACGACATCGTCGGCCACTACAACCGCTTCGACGTCTTCCGGCTGCACGTGGACAACCGTCCGCTGCGGCCCCTGGTGCTCCCGGAGGAGGAGGCATGA